A genomic segment from Neobacillus sp. YX16 encodes:
- a CDS encoding MerR family transcriptional regulator, whose translation MEYTIQKLASLAGVSTRTLRYYDEIGILKPARINSSGYRIYGQEEVNTLQQILFYRELGVGLDSIKEIVTAPSFDGAKALREHREKLLEKKERLDLLIANVDKTIALTEGRITMSNKEKFEGFKKKMVEDNEKKYGKEIREKYGKESVEASNAKVMNMTEEQYQEVTALAEQIHTTLAKAFKTGDPAGELAQKAAELHKQWLTYYWKEYSKEAHAGLAQMYVDDERFTAYYDKEQPGTAVFLKDAIHIYTGQKN comes from the coding sequence ATGGAATATACAATACAAAAACTAGCTAGTCTCGCAGGTGTCAGCACTCGAACACTCAGGTATTATGATGAAATTGGAATTCTTAAGCCGGCAAGAATCAATTCATCAGGATATCGGATCTATGGACAGGAGGAAGTAAATACTCTTCAGCAAATCCTATTTTATAGAGAGTTAGGAGTCGGTTTGGACAGCATCAAGGAGATTGTAACGGCGCCTTCTTTTGATGGGGCAAAAGCACTGCGGGAGCATCGTGAAAAACTCCTCGAAAAAAAAGAACGACTAGATTTATTAATCGCCAATGTCGATAAAACGATAGCACTTACGGAAGGGAGAATAACCATGTCAAATAAAGAAAAATTTGAAGGTTTTAAGAAAAAGATGGTTGAAGATAACGAGAAAAAGTATGGGAAGGAAATTCGTGAAAAATATGGCAAGGAAAGTGTGGAGGCTTCAAATGCAAAAGTAATGAACATGACAGAGGAGCAATATCAAGAGGTAACAGCTTTAGCAGAACAAATCCACACTACACTCGCTAAAGCATTTAAAACAGGAGATCCCGCTGGAGAATTAGCTCAAAAAGCTGCCGAATTACACAAACAATGGCTAACTTATTATTGGAAGGAATATAGCAAAGAAGCCCATGCAGGTCTAGCACAAATGTATGTGGATGATGAAAGGTTTACAGCTTATTATGACAAAGAACAACCTGGTACCGCAGTGTTCCTAAAGGACGCGATTCATATCTACACAGGTCAAAAAAACTAA
- a CDS encoding YdcF family protein codes for MGNRKTFYMVLGVLTLSVILYFAFLHSKIRAHTNSEVPLHADYIIILGARVKGEIPSLALQYRIDAAANYMKKNKETIAIASGGQGPGEDITEADAIKEGLLVHGISSNRIILEDKSTDTVENIRFSKKLIPDYLENGLLVTNDFHLYRAKSIAKDQGLNLQGIPAETPAVAIPKSYLREYLAITKYYLVTIFKK; via the coding sequence ATGGGGAATAGGAAAACGTTTTATATGGTTTTAGGCGTGCTTACACTCAGTGTAATACTATACTTCGCATTCTTACATTCTAAGATTAGGGCCCACACGAATAGTGAGGTACCGTTGCATGCTGACTATATTATTATTCTTGGGGCACGAGTTAAAGGTGAAATACCTTCTCTGGCTCTTCAATATCGGATTGATGCTGCAGCAAATTATATGAAGAAAAACAAAGAAACCATTGCGATTGCATCAGGAGGACAGGGACCAGGAGAAGATATTACTGAGGCAGATGCGATTAAAGAGGGCTTACTTGTACACGGAATTTCTAGTAATAGAATCATATTAGAAGATAAATCAACAGATACAGTTGAAAATATTCGTTTTTCAAAAAAGCTCATTCCGGATTATCTTGAAAATGGATTACTTGTAACGAATGATTTTCATCTTTATCGTGCCAAGTCCATTGCTAAAGATCAGGGTTTGAATTTACAAGGAATTCCTGCAGAAACTCCTGCTGTAGCTATTCCAAAGTCATATCTAAGAGAGTATCTTGCGATAACCAAATATTATCTAGTAACTATCTTCAAAAAATAG
- a CDS encoding MFS transporter → MNFYPYEEDSLLFSKKSARNVFIVLVILFFSVYIGSEQFGYFDMALYGYLWATVLCFVLLTIRITSWTLRPPTRRLWKQGIKMMFSAKGLAFVFKTLYTNIGEQRFIRNRSGYRWAQHMFISWGVIFSFAITFSLVLNWLHFELVEPKTYAAVVFGIPMFRMGVDSLLAIAIYHGLNWTGIAVIIGCGMALYRRVTDEKKIVEQSKEYDFFPLFLLIAISITGSLLTVSALWMEGAFYLGIALAHQITVIVFLLYFPFSKFWHLPLRFLAVMVPMYHAMGEQKQCARCGIEYATATQIKDVQLALEKRHLSVPIDHTTLHFSDLCSQCRRVSHRLSAYGAKVHFRKANLVLESNEKNGLQLKKGGDQ, encoded by the coding sequence ATGAACTTTTATCCATATGAAGAAGATTCACTGCTTTTTTCAAAGAAATCAGCACGAAATGTTTTTATCGTGTTAGTGATTTTATTTTTTTCTGTTTATATTGGATCAGAACAATTTGGATATTTCGATATGGCCTTATATGGATATTTGTGGGCAACTGTTTTGTGCTTTGTGCTGCTGACAATCAGAATCACCTCGTGGACCTTACGTCCTCCAACTAGAAGGCTGTGGAAGCAAGGTATCAAAATGATGTTCAGTGCTAAAGGGCTTGCATTCGTCTTTAAGACTTTGTACACCAATATCGGAGAGCAAAGGTTTATTAGAAATAGGTCTGGTTATCGCTGGGCACAGCATATGTTCATTTCTTGGGGTGTCATTTTCTCATTTGCCATTACCTTTTCCCTTGTCCTTAATTGGCTTCATTTTGAATTAGTTGAACCTAAAACCTATGCGGCAGTGGTTTTTGGGATTCCAATGTTTCGAATGGGAGTTGACTCACTTCTCGCAATTGCCATTTATCACGGTTTAAATTGGACAGGAATTGCTGTCATTATTGGCTGCGGTATGGCGCTGTATCGAAGAGTTACAGACGAAAAAAAGATTGTTGAGCAATCAAAAGAATATGACTTCTTTCCACTCTTTCTACTAATAGCAATCTCAATAACTGGCTCCTTATTAACCGTGTCTGCGTTGTGGATGGAGGGGGCTTTCTACTTAGGTATTGCGCTTGCTCACCAAATAACAGTCATTGTTTTTCTTTTATATTTTCCTTTTAGTAAGTTCTGGCATTTACCGCTTCGATTTTTAGCTGTGATGGTTCCGATGTATCACGCGATGGGGGAACAGAAACAATGTGCCAGATGCGGGATAGAATATGCAACGGCTACACAAATCAAGGATGTTCAATTAGCTTTAGAAAAAAGACATTTGTCTGTTCCGATAGATCACACAACACTTCATTTTTCAGACCTATGTTCACAGTGCCGTAGAGTTAGTCACAGATTGAGTGCCTATGGTGCTAAAGTTCATTTCCGTAAAGCTAACCTCGTGTTAGAAAGTAATGAGAAAAACGGACTTCAATTGAAGAAGGGAGGAGATCAATAG
- a CDS encoding Rieske (2Fe-2S) protein, giving the protein MKKIEGFLRKLSFNIRRDKELELNRRGFIASSLSLMGVLFVSSTPLMVLSKNREEEAHDSEVFIVNEKDIAVGQSVSFYYPDENDSAILVRISEKEYRAYNSKCTHLMCPVYWEKDTGKLTCPCHNGFFNVEDGSVLAGPPPRALPSIKLKFKGKKIYAVGITQAQH; this is encoded by the coding sequence ATGAAGAAAATAGAGGGATTTCTTCGAAAGCTGTCTTTTAATATCAGAAGAGATAAAGAATTAGAATTAAATAGAAGGGGCTTTATCGCCTCTTCCTTATCGTTAATGGGCGTATTATTTGTAAGCTCAACCCCTTTAATGGTGTTATCAAAAAATCGCGAGGAAGAAGCCCATGATTCCGAGGTGTTTATTGTAAATGAAAAAGATATCGCTGTAGGACAGAGTGTTTCATTCTATTATCCTGATGAGAATGATTCTGCGATATTGGTAAGAATCTCTGAAAAGGAATATAGGGCCTATAACAGTAAATGTACGCATTTAATGTGTCCAGTTTATTGGGAAAAGGATACGGGGAAGTTAACCTGCCCGTGTCATAATGGCTTCTTTAATGTGGAGGATGGGTCTGTTCTTGCGGGACCGCCGCCAAGGGCGCTTCCTTCCATTAAGTTGAAATTTAAAGGTAAAAAAATCTACGCTGTTGGAATCACTCAGGCTCAGCATTAG
- a CDS encoding sensor domain-containing diguanylate cyclase: MVEKYSLEILNRPDLFYQLINNMTDLVFLTKVNQDKSLSYVILNKPAKDLYGLTNESFGRPIEEVLPSNAYHIIKRKYEEAIEKKQPIKYEDMVIVSPLLQTNNHGIIYWESTITPVFNQDGVCTHLLAIVRNLTEQREKENEIQRIKDRLELVWNSVADVMFTFDKNEDIVSVNKAFEKLLGWKAEDLVKDKSISFIPEDDKEDLRKFIERVKNGETVTSHEVKRIPKSGEMIYFLGSFSPLYDQNGDWDGGVVAYKNITERKKYEDKLKELALHDPLTGFPNRTYFSQCLKIEMEKAKLSKLLLSVFALDIDHFKEINDTYGHDIGDEVLKEFAKRVKRAIRKNDFLARIGGDEFVILIPELTEKTKVVEMADRIQQCLGDEWIIANEKIKITSSIGISFYNQFDSEEKTLFKNADLALYEAKKKGRNNYQIYNDQKNG, translated from the coding sequence ATGGTTGAAAAATATAGTTTAGAGATTTTGAATAGGCCCGACCTATTTTATCAGTTGATTAATAATATGACTGATTTAGTCTTTTTGACAAAAGTAAATCAAGATAAATCATTAAGCTATGTTATTTTAAATAAACCAGCTAAAGACCTTTACGGATTAACAAATGAATCCTTTGGCAGGCCGATAGAAGAGGTTCTTCCAAGCAATGCTTATCATATTATCAAGAGAAAATACGAAGAAGCAATAGAAAAGAAACAGCCAATCAAATACGAAGATATGGTTATTGTTTCGCCTCTTCTGCAAACCAATAATCATGGAATCATTTATTGGGAATCGACGATCACCCCTGTGTTTAATCAAGACGGTGTGTGTACTCATTTGTTAGCCATTGTTCGTAATCTAACAGAACAAAGAGAGAAAGAAAATGAAATACAAAGAATAAAAGACCGCTTGGAGCTCGTTTGGAATAGTGTTGCGGATGTCATGTTTACATTTGATAAAAATGAAGATATTGTATCAGTTAATAAAGCATTTGAAAAATTATTAGGCTGGAAGGCAGAAGATCTGGTAAAGGATAAGTCCATCAGTTTTATCCCTGAAGATGATAAAGAAGACCTAAGAAAATTCATTGAAAGAGTAAAAAACGGCGAGACAGTGACTTCTCATGAGGTAAAACGAATACCAAAAAGTGGTGAAATGATTTATTTTCTTGGCTCATTTTCGCCTCTTTATGATCAGAATGGTGATTGGGATGGAGGTGTAGTTGCATATAAAAACATCACGGAAAGAAAGAAATATGAAGATAAGTTAAAAGAGTTAGCTCTCCATGACCCATTAACGGGTTTTCCTAATCGAACTTACTTTTCACAATGTCTAAAAATAGAGATGGAAAAAGCAAAACTATCTAAACTGTTACTTTCAGTTTTTGCACTTGATATCGACCACTTTAAAGAAATTAATGATACGTATGGACATGACATTGGTGATGAGGTGTTAAAGGAATTTGCCAAACGCGTTAAAAGAGCAATTAGGAAAAATGATTTCCTCGCAAGAATTGGAGGAGATGAGTTCGTTATATTAATACCCGAGTTGACAGAAAAGACAAAGGTTGTAGAAATGGCTGATAGAATCCAACAATGTCTCGGTGATGAATGGATCATTGCCAATGAAAAAATAAAAATTACTTCAAGTATTGGAATCTCATTTTACAACCAATTTGACTCAGAAGAAAAAACACTATTTAAAAACGCTGACCTAGCTTTATATGAAGCAAAGAAAAAAGGAAGAAATAATTATCAAATTTATAATGATCAAAAAAACGGCTAA
- a CDS encoding 4Fe-4S dicluster domain-containing protein, whose amino-acid sequence MAKVLYIDYERCIGCRACVIGCEECSGHDHLSRMFVDELNPGETVAASPTPCMHCVTPACAESCPVQAIAIADDGTVLSASLEKCIGCKNCTYACPFGIPRVDDVKKVMYKCDMCYDRTSKGRPPMCASVCPTDTIRFVDEHEIKSEPPKEVQFKWDFGGTVIETRTVIGMPDTETNRYGFREGDGVQS is encoded by the coding sequence ATGGCTAAGGTTTTATATATTGATTACGAAAGATGTATTGGCTGCCGGGCTTGTGTTATTGGTTGTGAAGAATGCAGTGGACATGATCATTTATCAAGAATGTTTGTTGATGAGTTAAATCCAGGAGAAACGGTGGCAGCCTCACCAACCCCTTGTATGCACTGTGTAACACCTGCATGCGCGGAATCATGTCCTGTGCAAGCAATAGCAATCGCGGATGATGGAACGGTATTATCTGCCTCATTAGAAAAATGCATTGGCTGTAAAAACTGTACTTACGCTTGTCCATTTGGAATTCCACGGGTGGATGATGTGAAAAAAGTAATGTACAAGTGTGATATGTGTTATGACCGGACTTCTAAAGGAAGACCGCCAATGTGTGCAAGTGTTTGTCCAACGGATACCATTCGCTTTGTGGATGAACACGAAATTAAATCCGAACCACCTAAGGAAGTTCAGTTTAAGTGGGATTTCGGCGGAACCGTGATTGAAACAAGGACTGTCATTGGAATGCCGGATACTGAGACAAACAGATATGGATTTAGAGAAGGCGATGGTGTTCAATCATGA
- a CDS encoding group 1 truncated hemoglobin, translated as MNDEKITSVVKDFFHKIHADDLMRKFFKDHDQERIQHHPQTFLQHGLGEGKYSNEQIANAHKDIPINDEHFEAMVGNFISTLDDNGFSADDKQKIHGILQGYKGDILGK; from the coding sequence ATGAATGATGAGAAAATAACTTCTGTTGTAAAAGACTTCTTTCATAAAATTCATGCAGATGACTTGATGAGAAAATTTTTTAAGGATCATGATCAGGAGAGAATTCAGCATCACCCGCAGACATTTTTACAGCATGGATTGGGTGAAGGAAAATATAGCAATGAACAGATAGCAAACGCACATAAAGATATTCCTATCAACGATGAGCATTTTGAAGCAATGGTCGGAAACTTCATTTCAACACTGGATGATAACGGGTTTAGTGCGGATGACAAACAAAAGATACATGGAATATTACAAGGATATAAAGGCGATATTTTAGGAAAATAA
- a CDS encoding Mrp/NBP35 family ATP-binding protein, translating to MLSGKVISVISGKGGVGKSTVSANLAVSLARQGKAVGLIDFDIYGSSIPNMMNISFGPKSMNNKIIPVESHGVKIMSMGFIVKNNDPVVWRGPMLGKVINQFINEVIWGPLDYCIIDMPPGTGDVAMDVNRLIPSSNQIVVTTPHPTASHVAERAGKMAAINNHNILGIVENMAYFQPPDFEQKYYLFGKGGSEQLASKLGTNLIAQLPILAPKEDDYEPSIYKRGSLLFDKYNELAEKVQDSIA from the coding sequence ATGTTATCTGGAAAAGTTATTTCGGTGATCTCGGGTAAAGGCGGGGTTGGTAAGTCTACTGTATCTGCGAATCTTGCTGTTTCGTTGGCTAGACAGGGTAAAGCGGTAGGATTAATTGATTTTGATATATATGGAAGCAGTATTCCAAACATGATGAATATAAGTTTTGGTCCGAAATCGATGAATAATAAAATCATTCCTGTGGAATCCCATGGTGTAAAAATCATGTCAATGGGTTTTATCGTTAAAAATAATGACCCTGTTGTTTGGCGAGGTCCTATGCTTGGAAAGGTCATCAACCAATTTATTAATGAAGTGATTTGGGGTCCTCTTGATTACTGCATAATCGATATGCCGCCAGGGACAGGTGATGTTGCCATGGACGTGAACCGACTGATTCCAAGCTCCAATCAGATTGTTGTCACAACTCCACATCCAACCGCTTCACATGTTGCAGAACGAGCTGGGAAAATGGCTGCAATCAATAATCATAATATCTTAGGTATTGTTGAAAATATGGCATATTTTCAGCCGCCAGATTTCGAACAAAAGTATTATCTGTTCGGCAAAGGGGGTTCAGAGCAGTTAGCATCAAAACTGGGGACAAATCTCATTGCCCAGTTGCCAATATTAGCTCCAAAAGAGGATGATTATGAACCTTCTATTTATAAAAGAGGTTCCCTGCTGTTTGATAAATACAACGAATTAGCTGAAAAAGTGCAGGATTCAATTGCATAG
- the fdhF gene encoding formate dehydrogenase subunit alpha, translating into MGHAQNKDYSQRDYDAIVRDGEELISTHCCFCGMQCGMNIRVNKEDKSVLGVEPRYDFPMNGGRLCPKGVSAYRQAEHVERLKHPLIRKNGKLEQATWDEAMDLIVSKIQEIQGKYGKDAFGIYSGSSMTNEKCYLMGKFARIGLGTKNIDYNGRYCMSSASVGFNQSIGIDRGSTNPWSDIKFADVLLIAGSNTAECHPLSMPYIWGARDRGAKLIVVDPRQTKTALVADVHLDIRPGTDVAIANGLLHVMIEEDLVDHDFIQNHTTGYEEVKELVKKYTPAHVSEITGVAVDKIITAARLFGQAKTGMTMFARGVEQHATGTDSVSNYVNLCLVTGKMGKKGSGVATFTGQGNGQGGREHGQKTDQLPGFRKITDPKAREYIAGVWGVDESEIPGPGLSAFEMLQALGKEIKGLLLICSNPIVSSPTVGDVGEYLKSLDFFVCMDFFLSESAELADVVLPSTVWIEDNGTMTNVEGRVLRVKGIDRTPGETKRDWKVICDIAERLGRGQYFQFNSPEDIFNELRVASKGGTADYYGITYEKLDKMQGVFWPCPTEESEGLPRLFEDLKFNFPDGKARILAFEHKGPNEKTSKEYPIILSTGRVVFHYLSGNQTRRIEALRNLCPDPYVEIHPNLAKKYNIEHGEPIKISSPRGSIELPARVTKITREDMVFVPYHWGKSLAINHLTNPALEPKSKIPEFKVCAVKLEKIASHAGEKHG; encoded by the coding sequence ATGGGCCATGCACAAAATAAAGACTACTCGCAAAGAGATTACGATGCAATAGTACGAGATGGCGAGGAACTGATTTCTACTCATTGCTGCTTTTGCGGGATGCAATGCGGGATGAACATTCGCGTGAACAAAGAGGATAAATCGGTCCTCGGTGTTGAGCCTAGATATGATTTTCCGATGAACGGGGGCAGGCTTTGCCCCAAAGGAGTAAGCGCCTACCGACAGGCAGAGCATGTGGAACGGCTCAAGCACCCGCTTATTCGAAAAAATGGAAAGCTTGAACAAGCTACATGGGATGAAGCTATGGACTTGATTGTATCGAAAATCCAAGAAATTCAAGGTAAATATGGAAAGGATGCCTTTGGAATTTATAGCGGTTCTTCCATGACGAATGAAAAATGTTACTTAATGGGTAAATTCGCGCGGATTGGACTTGGAACAAAAAATATTGATTACAATGGCCGCTATTGTATGTCATCTGCATCTGTCGGATTCAACCAAAGTATTGGAATTGATAGGGGATCAACCAATCCCTGGTCTGACATCAAATTTGCAGATGTTTTGTTGATTGCAGGCTCTAATACGGCTGAGTGTCATCCGTTATCGATGCCATATATTTGGGGTGCTAGAGATCGCGGGGCCAAATTAATTGTCGTCGATCCTAGGCAAACAAAAACAGCACTTGTAGCAGATGTCCATTTAGACATTCGTCCAGGAACTGATGTGGCGATAGCAAATGGCTTACTGCACGTCATGATTGAAGAAGATTTAGTTGACCATGACTTTATTCAAAACCATACAACAGGTTACGAAGAAGTAAAGGAACTTGTAAAGAAATATACGCCTGCACATGTTTCTGAAATTACAGGTGTTGCGGTTGACAAAATCATAACTGCTGCCCGCCTATTCGGTCAGGCAAAAACGGGTATGACCATGTTCGCACGCGGGGTTGAGCAGCATGCGACAGGCACAGATTCCGTTTCAAACTATGTAAATCTGTGTTTAGTAACTGGGAAAATGGGGAAAAAGGGTTCAGGGGTTGCAACCTTTACGGGTCAAGGAAATGGCCAAGGCGGCAGGGAACATGGTCAAAAAACGGATCAGCTTCCAGGGTTCCGAAAGATTACTGACCCGAAAGCACGAGAATATATCGCTGGTGTTTGGGGTGTCGATGAATCAGAAATTCCAGGACCGGGGTTATCGGCCTTTGAAATGCTTCAGGCACTTGGAAAAGAAATTAAGGGATTGTTACTAATCTGCAGTAATCCAATTGTTTCCTCCCCAACCGTTGGTGATGTAGGTGAGTATCTAAAGAGTTTAGACTTTTTTGTTTGCATGGATTTCTTTTTGTCAGAATCAGCAGAGCTAGCGGATGTGGTTCTTCCATCTACCGTTTGGATTGAAGACAATGGAACCATGACAAATGTTGAAGGACGGGTATTACGTGTGAAAGGTATTGATCGTACACCTGGTGAAACAAAACGGGACTGGAAGGTCATTTGTGATATTGCGGAACGACTTGGCAGGGGGCAATACTTTCAATTTAATTCACCAGAAGATATCTTTAATGAGCTTCGGGTTGCAAGTAAAGGCGGTACCGCAGATTATTACGGAATTACCTACGAAAAGCTCGATAAAATGCAGGGGGTATTTTGGCCATGCCCAACTGAGGAATCGGAAGGGCTGCCAAGATTGTTTGAGGATTTGAAATTTAATTTCCCTGATGGAAAAGCAAGAATCTTAGCATTTGAACATAAAGGTCCAAATGAGAAAACGAGTAAGGAATACCCAATCATTTTATCGACTGGACGAGTTGTCTTCCACTATTTAAGTGGAAATCAAACAAGGAGGATTGAGGCTCTGCGTAATTTATGTCCAGACCCCTATGTGGAGATTCATCCCAACTTGGCGAAAAAATATAACATTGAACATGGAGAACCTATAAAGATATCAAGCCCTAGGGGCAGCATCGAGCTCCCAGCTAGAGTTACCAAAATCACGAGAGAGGACATGGTATTCGTTCCCTATCATTGGGGGAAATCCTTGGCAATCAATCATTTGACGAATCCCGCATTAGAACCGAAATCGAAAATACCAGAATTCAAGGTTTGCGCAGTCAAATTAGAAAAGATCGCCTCGCATGCAGGTGAAAAGCATGGCTAA